The region GGCCAGGGTGACCACCAGCAACGAACGTTTGACCTTCCCAATCGTACGGTAGTGATCGGGCGATCCGGGGAAGCTGATTTGACCGTCGCGGCCAAAGGGATCTCTAAACGGCACGCTCAGATTTCTTTTCTCGAAGGAGAGATGCTGGTTAAAGATCTGGGGAGCACCAACGGCACGTATTTGAACGGTCATCGGATCGACTGTTCGACCGTCGTTGCCGGAGACCTGATCCAATTCGCCAATGCGTTGTTCAAAGTAGGCCGACGTGGTGACTCGGTTGCCGATGGCACCATGGAAGAAGGAATCGTTCCGTGGGCGCAGACGTTGTTGCTATTCGATCGGCTGATGACCGATCGCGCGGTCGTTCCATTTTATCAGCCCATCGTGACCCTGAAGGACCAGGCGACGATTGCATTTGAGGTCCTCGCCCGTAGCGACTTAGAGAACCTCTCGAATCCGGCACTCATGTTTGGTGCCGCCGAACGTCTTGGGCAGCAGTGCGCGCTCAGTGAATTGATGCGGGAAGAGGGCTTGCGGATCGCCGCTGATTCGTCGCTCGGATCGACAGAATTGTTCTTAAACACGCATCCGAGTGAAGTGATTACCGATCGGCTGATTCAATCATTGCGGGATTTACGAGCCGAGTTCCCAGACGCTTCAATGACCATC is a window of Roseiconus lacunae DNA encoding:
- a CDS encoding EAL domain-containing protein — protein: MSVSNQSVSNEALSIPLSTNHRWTLTEFGQGDHQQRTFDLPNRTVVIGRSGEADLTVAAKGISKRHAQISFLEGEMLVKDLGSTNGTYLNGHRIDCSTVVAGDLIQFANALFKVGRRGDSVADGTMEEGIVPWAQTLLLFDRLMTDRAVVPFYQPIVTLKDQATIAFEVLARSDLENLSNPALMFGAAERLGQQCALSELMREEGLRIAADSSLGSTELFLNTHPSEVITDRLIQSLRDLRAEFPDASMTIEIHESSITDPNSMRRFRAVLRELDMKLSYDDFGAGQGRLLELAEVPPDVLKFDMGLIRSIDSAPSTRIDLLRSLVKLARDAGSTTLAEGVETEGEHHCCCELGIELGQGYFYGRPAPMTAI